Proteins from a single region of Ziziphus jujuba cultivar Dongzao chromosome 1, ASM3175591v1:
- the LOC107430772 gene encoding G-type lectin S-receptor-like serine/threonine-protein kinase At4g27290 isoform X2, with protein sequence MLMDAIHLLSIFYALVFLQTLSIFCGTADDTMTSNQSITDGDKTLVSSGQSFELGFFAPGKSKNRYLGIWYKTTPDVVVWVANRDNPLTDSHGQLTITNHGNLLLLNRTGFLVWSSNTSMVTKDPVARLLESGNLVVQEKNREADSEIYAWQSFDYPTDTSLAGMKIGWDLKTGLERYLTSWKSADDPSTGEFTLHMDIKGMPQIVVYSGTSRTLRSGLWNGVMFTGMYVNGDPVYESIFVFDENESYYMFKPKVNKDEVTRLRLSNSGNLERLVMHNTEWTTMSSMPYELCDRYGYCGANGVCRINGDPICDCLKGFTPKSQQEWEVLNWSNGCVRKTPLDCKNGDDFVKLVGVKLPDLLEFWLNKSMSLQECKEMCLKNCSCAAYANSDIREGGSGCLMWFGNLVDVRELRVKDTEQDIYLRLPKSELKSINGKRKLNTILIVSTTSCSGMFVMALVIWCIFWRKRTNGRGGFGPVFKGKLSTGQEIAVKRLSKDSGQGFKEFMNEVNLIAKLQHRNLVALLGCCIQGEERILIYEYMPSKSLDYFIFDDQRISLIGWRKRFDIVKGIARGLLYLHRDSKLQIVHRDLKASNILLDINLNPKISDFGLARIVEDDEKEATTRIVIGTYGYMSPEYAIDGKFSVKSDVFSFGVLLLEIISGKRNRKFIHPNHDHNLLGHAWLLWNEDRALNLMDASFGDSSDECQLLRCIQVGLLCVQKFSHDRPTMASVVFMLENEGAVLPQPKEPGFFMERSSNEESSSKLRNEESGSQNAVTLTKLNGR encoded by the exons ATGCTAATGGACGCCATACATTTGCTCTCCATTTTCTATGCTTTGGTCTTTCTCCAAACCTTGTCCATATTCTGTGGCACTGCAGATGATACCATGACTTCAAACCAGTCCATCACCGATGGCGACAAAACTCTAGTTTCTTCGGGTCAGAGCTTTGAGCTAGGCTTCTTCGCCCCTGGCAAATCCAAGAACAGGTACCTGGGAATATGGTACAAGACCACCCCTGATGTTGTTGTCTGGGTTGCAAACAGAGATAACCCTCTTACTGATTCACATGGACAACTCACCATCACCAACCATggaaatcttcttcttctcaacCGAACCGGGTTTCTTGTTTGGTCCTCCAACACATCAATGGTCACAAAAGATCCGGTGGCTCGGCTTTTGGAATCGGGGAATCTTGTAGTCcaagaaaaaaacagagaggCCGACTCTGAGATATATGCATGGCAGAGTTTTGATTATCCGACCGACACATCTTTAGCGGGGATGAAGATTGGATGGGACTTGAAAACCGGTTTGGAACGGTATCTAACATCATGGAAAAGCGCTGATGATCCATCAACTGGAGAGTTTACTCTCCATATGGACATCAAAGGTATGCCTCAGATCGTAGTTTACAGTGGAACATCCAGAACCTTGCGGTCAGGGCTATGGAATGGAGTTATGTTTACTGGTATGTATGTTAACGGAGACCCTGTTTACGAATCAATTTTTGTATTCGATGAGAATGAATCCTATTACATGTTCAAGCCCAAAGTTAACAAAGACGAAGTTACGCGCCTGAGATTGAGTAATTCTGGTAATTTGGAGCGTCTTGTAATGCATAATACAGAATGGACAACTATGTCCTCTATGCCATATGAGCTCTGTGACAGATATGGATACTGTGGTGCTAACGGTGTCTGTAGAATTAATGGAGATCCAATATGTGACTGTCTGAAGGGATTCACCCCAAAGTCGCAGCAAGAATGGGAAGTTTTAAATTGGTCTAATGGGTGTGTGAGGAAAACACCTCTTGATTGCAAGAATGGTGATGATTTTGTGAAGCTTGTTGGAGTGAAATTGCCTGACTTGTTGGAGTTCTGGTTGAACAAGAGTATGAGCCTCCAGGAATGCAAGGAGATGTGCTTGAAAAATTGTTCGTGTGCAGCTTATGCTAATTCTGATATCAGAGAAGGTGGCAGTGGCTGCTTGATGTGGTTTGGTAACCTTGTTGACGTCAGAGAGTTGAGAGTTAAAGATACTGAGCAGGACATCTATTTACGTTTGCCTAAATCCGAGCTTA AATCAATTAACGGGAAGAGGAAACTAAACACCATACTAATTGTTTCTACAACCTCTTGCTCTGGCATGTTTGTCATGGCACTGGTGATCTGGTGCattttttggagaaaaagaACCAATGGAAGAG GTGGCTTTGGTCCTGTTTTCAAG GGGAAGCTCTCAACAGGACAAGAAATTGCTGTGAAGAGACTGTCCAAGGATTCAGGACAAGGATTTAAAGAGTTTATGAATGAAGTAAACTTGATTGCAAAGCTTCAACATCGGAATCTTGTTGCACTTTTGGGCTGCTGTATTCAAGGAGAAGAAAGGATTTTAATCTATGAGTACATGCCAAGCAAAAGTttggattattttatatttg ATGATCAAAGAATCAGCCTAATAGGATGGAGAAAACGGTTTGATATTGTCAAGGGCATTGCAAGAGGTCTCCTGTATCTCCACCGAGATTCTAAACTTCAAATTGTTCATAGGGATCTCAAAGCAAGCAATATTTTACTGGATATCAACCTGAATCCCAAGATTTCTGACTTTGGATTAGCAAGGATTGTTGAAGACGATGAAAAAGAAGCCACAACTAGGATAGTCATTGGAACATA tGGATATATGTCTCCAGAGTATGCAATTGATGGAAAGTTCTCAGTAAAATCTGATGTGTTTAGCTTTGGTGTGCTTCTACTAGAGATTATCAGTGGCAAAAGGAATAGAAAGTTTATTCACCCAAATCACGACCACAACCTTCTAGGACAT GCGTGGTTGCTTTGGAATGAAGATAGAGCCTTAAATCTAATGGATGCAAGCTTCGGGGACTCAAGTGATGAATGTCAATTATTAAGATGCATTCAAGTGGGTTTGTTATGTGTCCAAAAGTTTTCACATGACAGACCAACAATGGCGTCTGTGGTTTTCATGTTGGAAAACGAAGGAGCAGTACTGCCGCAACCTAAAGAGCCTGGTTTCTTCATGGAAAGGAGCTCAAATGAAGAGAGCtcatcaaaattaagaaatgaaGAATCCGGCTCACAAAATGCAGTAACTTTGACAAAGCTGAATGGTAGATAA
- the LOC107430772 gene encoding G-type lectin S-receptor-like serine/threonine-protein kinase SD1-1 isoform X4 yields MEEGSKIEDELELPLFDLAAIISATNNFSAEHMIGAGGFGPVFKGKLSTGQEIAVKRLSKDSGQGFKEFMNEVNLIAKLQHRNLVALLGCCIQGEERILIYEYMPSKSLDYFIFDDQRISLIGWRKRFDIVKGIARGLLYLHRDSKLQIVHRDLKASNILLDINLNPKISDFGLARIVEDDEKEATTRIVIGTYGYMSPEYAIDGKFSVKSDVFSFGVLLLEIISGKRNRKFIHPNHDHNLLGHAWLLWNEDRALNLMDASFGDSSDECQLLRCIQVGLLCVQKFSHDRPTMASVVFMLENEGAVLPQPKEPGFFMERSSNEESSSKLRNEESGSQNAVTLTKLNGR; encoded by the exons ATGGAAGAG GGAAGCAAAATAGAAGATGAACTAGAACTACCTTTATTTGATTTGGCTGCCATTATATCTGCTACAAATAATTTCTCAGCTGAACATATGATTGGAGCAGGTGGCTTTGGTCCTGTTTTCAAG GGGAAGCTCTCAACAGGACAAGAAATTGCTGTGAAGAGACTGTCCAAGGATTCAGGACAAGGATTTAAAGAGTTTATGAATGAAGTAAACTTGATTGCAAAGCTTCAACATCGGAATCTTGTTGCACTTTTGGGCTGCTGTATTCAAGGAGAAGAAAGGATTTTAATCTATGAGTACATGCCAAGCAAAAGTttggattattttatatttg ATGATCAAAGAATCAGCCTAATAGGATGGAGAAAACGGTTTGATATTGTCAAGGGCATTGCAAGAGGTCTCCTGTATCTCCACCGAGATTCTAAACTTCAAATTGTTCATAGGGATCTCAAAGCAAGCAATATTTTACTGGATATCAACCTGAATCCCAAGATTTCTGACTTTGGATTAGCAAGGATTGTTGAAGACGATGAAAAAGAAGCCACAACTAGGATAGTCATTGGAACATA tGGATATATGTCTCCAGAGTATGCAATTGATGGAAAGTTCTCAGTAAAATCTGATGTGTTTAGCTTTGGTGTGCTTCTACTAGAGATTATCAGTGGCAAAAGGAATAGAAAGTTTATTCACCCAAATCACGACCACAACCTTCTAGGACAT GCGTGGTTGCTTTGGAATGAAGATAGAGCCTTAAATCTAATGGATGCAAGCTTCGGGGACTCAAGTGATGAATGTCAATTATTAAGATGCATTCAAGTGGGTTTGTTATGTGTCCAAAAGTTTTCACATGACAGACCAACAATGGCGTCTGTGGTTTTCATGTTGGAAAACGAAGGAGCAGTACTGCCGCAACCTAAAGAGCCTGGTTTCTTCATGGAAAGGAGCTCAAATGAAGAGAGCtcatcaaaattaagaaatgaaGAATCCGGCTCACAAAATGCAGTAACTTTGACAAAGCTGAATGGTAGATAA
- the LOC132800377 gene encoding S-locus-specific glycoprotein S13-like, with the protein MELFYFLTKEAESPVIRLLDSGNLVLQETVTNGSGSHLWESFDYPSKTWLPGMKIGGGLKNRYLVSWKNLDDPSSGEWTLVLKKEFLDDGLTYSYEPKSNSLFTARIELDHSGFLHLYVLRDGTTEWSKMYTIPDDQCDSYGKCGANAVCRVYRAPICECLNGFIPKS; encoded by the exons ATGGAACTCTTCTACTTCTTAACCAAAGAAGCCGAAAGCCCAGTAATTAGGCTCTTAGATTCCGGTAACCTTGTTCTTCAAGAAACTGTCACAAACGGTTCTGGAAGTCATCTGTGGGAGAGCTTTGATTACCCAAGCAAAACATGGTTGCCTGGCATGAAAATTGGAGGTGGGTTAAAAAATAGATACTTGGTTTCATGGAAGAACTTGGATGATCCATCTTCTGGGGAATGGACTTTAGTTTTGAAGAAAG AATTTCTAGATGATGGTCTAACTTACAGTTATGAACCAAAAAGCAACTCATTATTTACTGCGAGAATAGAACTGGATCACTCAGGCTTTCTCCATTTATACGTGTTGAGAGATGGAACCACAGAATGGTCCAAGATGTACACAATACCAGATGACCAATGTGACAGTTACGGGAAGTGTGGAGCTAATGCCGTTTGCAGAGTTTACAGAGCACCAATATGCGAATGTCTGAATGGGTTCATACCGAAATCATAA
- the LOC107430553 gene encoding G-type lectin S-receptor-like serine/threonine-protein kinase SD1-1 translates to MDVKLPDLADFHFNASMSTKECQAECFKKCDCMAYANSNVSGEGSSNGGTGCLLWYGDLIDIKGFTEESRRQDVYIRLAASELESIYNSDKKRKLAIILSLSIAFGMLTLGLVFYCVVSKKRRIMTGLESKRYDTEVPFFYFETIIAATDNFSDANKIGAGGFGSVYKGNLPTGEGIAVKRLSRNSGQGLSEFKNEVVLIAKLQHRNLVRLFGYCVHGEERILIYEYMPHKSLDYFIFDNTRCKLLSWQKHFDIVLGIARGLLYLHQDSRLQIIHRDLKASNILLDSNFNPKVSDFGLARTFGGDEDEAKTNRVVGTYGYMSPEYAVDGTFSSKSDVFSLGVILLEIVSGKKNRKFYQPDHRHNLLGHAWLLWNENRGMELMGECEMASFNKSQVLRCIHVGLLCVQNYPEDRPAMSSVVFMLANDQAILPHPKHPGFFTESSSSNADETSGSEKILSQNAVTITTMQAR, encoded by the exons ATGGATGTGAAGTTGCCAGACTTGGCTGATTTTCATTTCAATGCGAGTATGAGCACCAAGGAATGCCAAGCAGAGTGCTTTAAGAAGTGTGATTGCATGGCATATGCTAATTCTAATGTTAGTGGAGAAGGCAGTAGTAATGGTGGCACCGGCTGTTTGCTGTGGTATGGGGATTTGATTGATATTAAAGGTTTCACAGAAGAAAGTAGAAGACAAGATGTCTATATACGACTGGCTGCTTCAGAACTTG AATCAATTTATAACTCAGATAAGAAGAGAAAGTTGGCTATCATCCTTTCACTATCAATCGCTTTTGGAATGCTTACTCTTGGGTTAGTCTTCTATTGTGTAGTTTCGAAGAAGAGGAGAATTATGACAG GCTTGGAAAGCAAGAGGTATGACACAGAGGTgccgtttttttattttgaaacaaTCATTGCCGCTACAGATAACTTCTCTGATGCAAATAAGATTGGAGCAGGTGGATTTGGATCTGTTTATAAG GGCAACCTACCTACAGGAGAAGGTATTGCAGTGAAGAGACTGTCAAGAAATTCAGGTCAAGGTCTTTCAGAGTTCAAGAATGAAGTTGTTCTGATTGCCAAACTTCAGCACAGGAATCTCGTCAGGCTTTTTGGCTACTGTGTTCATGGAGAGGAAAGGATTTTAATCTATGAGTACATGCCCCACAAAAGCttggattattttatattcG ATAATACTAGATGTAAACTACTCTCATGGCAAAAGCACTTCGACATTGTTTTGGGGATTGCTCGCGGACTTCTATATCTCCACCAGGACTCAAGGCTGCAAATTATTCACAGGGACCTTAAAGCAAGCAATATTTTGCTAGACAGCAACTTTAATCCGAAAGTTTCAGATTTTGGCTTGGCGAGGACCTTTGGTGGGGATGAAGATGAAGCAAAAACAAACCGAGTTGTTGGAACCTA TGGCTACATGTCTCCAGAGTATGCGGTTGATGGAACATTTTCATCAAAATCCGATGTCTTTAGCTTGGGAGTGATTTTGTTAGAGATTGTTAGTGGCAAGAAGAACAGAAAATTCTATCAACCAGATCATCGCCATAACCTCCTAGGACAT GCATGGTTACTGTGGAATGAGAACAGGGGCATGGAACTAATGGGTGAATGTGAGATGGCTTCTTTCAACAAATCTCAAGTATTAAGATGTATTCATGTGGGTTTACTATGCGTCCAGAATTACCCAGAAGACAGGCCAGCCATGTCATCAGTGGTTTTCATGTTGGCAAATGACCAAGCTATTTTGCCTCATCCTAAACACCCTGGTTTCTTCACAGAGTCAAGTTCCTCTAATGCAGATGAAACATCAGGAAGTGAAAAAATCCTCAGCCAAAATGCTGTCACTATTACTACAATGCAAGCAAGATAA
- the LOC107430772 gene encoding receptor-like serine/threonine-protein kinase SD1-8 isoform X5 has translation MSPEYAIDGKFSVKSDVFSFGVLLLEIISGKRNRKFIHPNHDHNLLGHAWLLWNEDRALNLMDASFGDSSDECQLLRCIQVGLLCVQKFSHDRPTMASVVFMLENEGAVLPQPKEPGFFMERSSNEESSSKLRNEESGSQNAVTLTKLNGR, from the exons ATGTCTCCAGAGTATGCAATTGATGGAAAGTTCTCAGTAAAATCTGATGTGTTTAGCTTTGGTGTGCTTCTACTAGAGATTATCAGTGGCAAAAGGAATAGAAAGTTTATTCACCCAAATCACGACCACAACCTTCTAGGACAT GCGTGGTTGCTTTGGAATGAAGATAGAGCCTTAAATCTAATGGATGCAAGCTTCGGGGACTCAAGTGATGAATGTCAATTATTAAGATGCATTCAAGTGGGTTTGTTATGTGTCCAAAAGTTTTCACATGACAGACCAACAATGGCGTCTGTGGTTTTCATGTTGGAAAACGAAGGAGCAGTACTGCCGCAACCTAAAGAGCCTGGTTTCTTCATGGAAAGGAGCTCAAATGAAGAGAGCtcatcaaaattaagaaatgaaGAATCCGGCTCACAAAATGCAGTAACTTTGACAAAGCTGAATGGTAGATAA
- the LOC107430772 gene encoding G-type lectin S-receptor-like serine/threonine-protein kinase At4g27290 isoform X3, with protein MLMDAIHLLSIFYALVFLQTLSIFCGTADDTMTSNQSITDGDKTLVSSGQSFELGFFAPGKSKNRYLGIWYKTTPDVVVWVANRDNPLTDSHGQLTITNHGNLLLLNRTGFLVWSSNTSMVTKDPVARLLESGNLVVQEKNREADSEIYAWQSFDYPTDTSLAGMKIGWDLKTGLERYLTSWKSADDPSTGEFTLHMDIKGMPQIVVYSGTSRTLRSGLWNGVMFTGMYVNGDPVYESIFVFDENESYYMFKPKVNKDEVTRLRLSNSGNLERLVMHNTEWTTMSSMPYELCDRYGYCGANGVCRINGDPICDCLKGFTPKSQQEWEVLNWSNGCVRKTPLDCKNGDDFVKLVGVKLPDLLEFWLNKSMSLQECKEMCLKNCSCAAYANSDIREGGSGCLMWFGNLVDVRELRVKDTEQDIYLRLPKSELKSINGKRKLNTILIVSTTSCSGMFVMALVIWCIFWRKRTNGRGQGSKIEDELELPLFDLAAIISATNNFSAEHMIGAGGFGPVFKGKLSTGQEIAVKRLSKDSGQGFKEFMNEVNLIAKLQHRNLVALLGCCIQGEERILIYEYMPSKSLDYFIFDDQRISLIGWRKRFDIVKGIARGLLYLHRDSKLQIVHRDLKASNILLDINLNPKISDFGLARIVEDDEKEATTRIVIGT; from the exons ATGCTAATGGACGCCATACATTTGCTCTCCATTTTCTATGCTTTGGTCTTTCTCCAAACCTTGTCCATATTCTGTGGCACTGCAGATGATACCATGACTTCAAACCAGTCCATCACCGATGGCGACAAAACTCTAGTTTCTTCGGGTCAGAGCTTTGAGCTAGGCTTCTTCGCCCCTGGCAAATCCAAGAACAGGTACCTGGGAATATGGTACAAGACCACCCCTGATGTTGTTGTCTGGGTTGCAAACAGAGATAACCCTCTTACTGATTCACATGGACAACTCACCATCACCAACCATggaaatcttcttcttctcaacCGAACCGGGTTTCTTGTTTGGTCCTCCAACACATCAATGGTCACAAAAGATCCGGTGGCTCGGCTTTTGGAATCGGGGAATCTTGTAGTCcaagaaaaaaacagagaggCCGACTCTGAGATATATGCATGGCAGAGTTTTGATTATCCGACCGACACATCTTTAGCGGGGATGAAGATTGGATGGGACTTGAAAACCGGTTTGGAACGGTATCTAACATCATGGAAAAGCGCTGATGATCCATCAACTGGAGAGTTTACTCTCCATATGGACATCAAAGGTATGCCTCAGATCGTAGTTTACAGTGGAACATCCAGAACCTTGCGGTCAGGGCTATGGAATGGAGTTATGTTTACTGGTATGTATGTTAACGGAGACCCTGTTTACGAATCAATTTTTGTATTCGATGAGAATGAATCCTATTACATGTTCAAGCCCAAAGTTAACAAAGACGAAGTTACGCGCCTGAGATTGAGTAATTCTGGTAATTTGGAGCGTCTTGTAATGCATAATACAGAATGGACAACTATGTCCTCTATGCCATATGAGCTCTGTGACAGATATGGATACTGTGGTGCTAACGGTGTCTGTAGAATTAATGGAGATCCAATATGTGACTGTCTGAAGGGATTCACCCCAAAGTCGCAGCAAGAATGGGAAGTTTTAAATTGGTCTAATGGGTGTGTGAGGAAAACACCTCTTGATTGCAAGAATGGTGATGATTTTGTGAAGCTTGTTGGAGTGAAATTGCCTGACTTGTTGGAGTTCTGGTTGAACAAGAGTATGAGCCTCCAGGAATGCAAGGAGATGTGCTTGAAAAATTGTTCGTGTGCAGCTTATGCTAATTCTGATATCAGAGAAGGTGGCAGTGGCTGCTTGATGTGGTTTGGTAACCTTGTTGACGTCAGAGAGTTGAGAGTTAAAGATACTGAGCAGGACATCTATTTACGTTTGCCTAAATCCGAGCTTA AATCAATTAACGGGAAGAGGAAACTAAACACCATACTAATTGTTTCTACAACCTCTTGCTCTGGCATGTTTGTCATGGCACTGGTGATCTGGTGCattttttggagaaaaagaACCAATGGAAGAG gACAGGGAAGCAAAATAGAAGATGAACTAGAACTACCTTTATTTGATTTGGCTGCCATTATATCTGCTACAAATAATTTCTCAGCTGAACATATGATTGGAGCAGGTGGCTTTGGTCCTGTTTTCAAG GGGAAGCTCTCAACAGGACAAGAAATTGCTGTGAAGAGACTGTCCAAGGATTCAGGACAAGGATTTAAAGAGTTTATGAATGAAGTAAACTTGATTGCAAAGCTTCAACATCGGAATCTTGTTGCACTTTTGGGCTGCTGTATTCAAGGAGAAGAAAGGATTTTAATCTATGAGTACATGCCAAGCAAAAGTttggattattttatatttg ATGATCAAAGAATCAGCCTAATAGGATGGAGAAAACGGTTTGATATTGTCAAGGGCATTGCAAGAGGTCTCCTGTATCTCCACCGAGATTCTAAACTTCAAATTGTTCATAGGGATCTCAAAGCAAGCAATATTTTACTGGATATCAACCTGAATCCCAAGATTTCTGACTTTGGATTAGCAAGGATTGTTGAAGACGATGAAAAAGAAGCCACAACTAGGATAGTCATTGGAACATAG
- the LOC107430772 gene encoding G-type lectin S-receptor-like serine/threonine-protein kinase At4g27290 isoform X1 translates to MLMDAIHLLSIFYALVFLQTLSIFCGTADDTMTSNQSITDGDKTLVSSGQSFELGFFAPGKSKNRYLGIWYKTTPDVVVWVANRDNPLTDSHGQLTITNHGNLLLLNRTGFLVWSSNTSMVTKDPVARLLESGNLVVQEKNREADSEIYAWQSFDYPTDTSLAGMKIGWDLKTGLERYLTSWKSADDPSTGEFTLHMDIKGMPQIVVYSGTSRTLRSGLWNGVMFTGMYVNGDPVYESIFVFDENESYYMFKPKVNKDEVTRLRLSNSGNLERLVMHNTEWTTMSSMPYELCDRYGYCGANGVCRINGDPICDCLKGFTPKSQQEWEVLNWSNGCVRKTPLDCKNGDDFVKLVGVKLPDLLEFWLNKSMSLQECKEMCLKNCSCAAYANSDIREGGSGCLMWFGNLVDVRELRVKDTEQDIYLRLPKSELKSINGKRKLNTILIVSTTSCSGMFVMALVIWCIFWRKRTNGRGQGSKIEDELELPLFDLAAIISATNNFSAEHMIGAGGFGPVFKGKLSTGQEIAVKRLSKDSGQGFKEFMNEVNLIAKLQHRNLVALLGCCIQGEERILIYEYMPSKSLDYFIFDDQRISLIGWRKRFDIVKGIARGLLYLHRDSKLQIVHRDLKASNILLDINLNPKISDFGLARIVEDDEKEATTRIVIGTYGYMSPEYAIDGKFSVKSDVFSFGVLLLEIISGKRNRKFIHPNHDHNLLGHAWLLWNEDRALNLMDASFGDSSDECQLLRCIQVGLLCVQKFSHDRPTMASVVFMLENEGAVLPQPKEPGFFMERSSNEESSSKLRNEESGSQNAVTLTKLNGR, encoded by the exons ATGCTAATGGACGCCATACATTTGCTCTCCATTTTCTATGCTTTGGTCTTTCTCCAAACCTTGTCCATATTCTGTGGCACTGCAGATGATACCATGACTTCAAACCAGTCCATCACCGATGGCGACAAAACTCTAGTTTCTTCGGGTCAGAGCTTTGAGCTAGGCTTCTTCGCCCCTGGCAAATCCAAGAACAGGTACCTGGGAATATGGTACAAGACCACCCCTGATGTTGTTGTCTGGGTTGCAAACAGAGATAACCCTCTTACTGATTCACATGGACAACTCACCATCACCAACCATggaaatcttcttcttctcaacCGAACCGGGTTTCTTGTTTGGTCCTCCAACACATCAATGGTCACAAAAGATCCGGTGGCTCGGCTTTTGGAATCGGGGAATCTTGTAGTCcaagaaaaaaacagagaggCCGACTCTGAGATATATGCATGGCAGAGTTTTGATTATCCGACCGACACATCTTTAGCGGGGATGAAGATTGGATGGGACTTGAAAACCGGTTTGGAACGGTATCTAACATCATGGAAAAGCGCTGATGATCCATCAACTGGAGAGTTTACTCTCCATATGGACATCAAAGGTATGCCTCAGATCGTAGTTTACAGTGGAACATCCAGAACCTTGCGGTCAGGGCTATGGAATGGAGTTATGTTTACTGGTATGTATGTTAACGGAGACCCTGTTTACGAATCAATTTTTGTATTCGATGAGAATGAATCCTATTACATGTTCAAGCCCAAAGTTAACAAAGACGAAGTTACGCGCCTGAGATTGAGTAATTCTGGTAATTTGGAGCGTCTTGTAATGCATAATACAGAATGGACAACTATGTCCTCTATGCCATATGAGCTCTGTGACAGATATGGATACTGTGGTGCTAACGGTGTCTGTAGAATTAATGGAGATCCAATATGTGACTGTCTGAAGGGATTCACCCCAAAGTCGCAGCAAGAATGGGAAGTTTTAAATTGGTCTAATGGGTGTGTGAGGAAAACACCTCTTGATTGCAAGAATGGTGATGATTTTGTGAAGCTTGTTGGAGTGAAATTGCCTGACTTGTTGGAGTTCTGGTTGAACAAGAGTATGAGCCTCCAGGAATGCAAGGAGATGTGCTTGAAAAATTGTTCGTGTGCAGCTTATGCTAATTCTGATATCAGAGAAGGTGGCAGTGGCTGCTTGATGTGGTTTGGTAACCTTGTTGACGTCAGAGAGTTGAGAGTTAAAGATACTGAGCAGGACATCTATTTACGTTTGCCTAAATCCGAGCTTA AATCAATTAACGGGAAGAGGAAACTAAACACCATACTAATTGTTTCTACAACCTCTTGCTCTGGCATGTTTGTCATGGCACTGGTGATCTGGTGCattttttggagaaaaagaACCAATGGAAGAG gACAGGGAAGCAAAATAGAAGATGAACTAGAACTACCTTTATTTGATTTGGCTGCCATTATATCTGCTACAAATAATTTCTCAGCTGAACATATGATTGGAGCAGGTGGCTTTGGTCCTGTTTTCAAG GGGAAGCTCTCAACAGGACAAGAAATTGCTGTGAAGAGACTGTCCAAGGATTCAGGACAAGGATTTAAAGAGTTTATGAATGAAGTAAACTTGATTGCAAAGCTTCAACATCGGAATCTTGTTGCACTTTTGGGCTGCTGTATTCAAGGAGAAGAAAGGATTTTAATCTATGAGTACATGCCAAGCAAAAGTttggattattttatatttg ATGATCAAAGAATCAGCCTAATAGGATGGAGAAAACGGTTTGATATTGTCAAGGGCATTGCAAGAGGTCTCCTGTATCTCCACCGAGATTCTAAACTTCAAATTGTTCATAGGGATCTCAAAGCAAGCAATATTTTACTGGATATCAACCTGAATCCCAAGATTTCTGACTTTGGATTAGCAAGGATTGTTGAAGACGATGAAAAAGAAGCCACAACTAGGATAGTCATTGGAACATA tGGATATATGTCTCCAGAGTATGCAATTGATGGAAAGTTCTCAGTAAAATCTGATGTGTTTAGCTTTGGTGTGCTTCTACTAGAGATTATCAGTGGCAAAAGGAATAGAAAGTTTATTCACCCAAATCACGACCACAACCTTCTAGGACAT GCGTGGTTGCTTTGGAATGAAGATAGAGCCTTAAATCTAATGGATGCAAGCTTCGGGGACTCAAGTGATGAATGTCAATTATTAAGATGCATTCAAGTGGGTTTGTTATGTGTCCAAAAGTTTTCACATGACAGACCAACAATGGCGTCTGTGGTTTTCATGTTGGAAAACGAAGGAGCAGTACTGCCGCAACCTAAAGAGCCTGGTTTCTTCATGGAAAGGAGCTCAAATGAAGAGAGCtcatcaaaattaagaaatgaaGAATCCGGCTCACAAAATGCAGTAACTTTGACAAAGCTGAATGGTAGATAA
- the LOC107430883 gene encoding calcium-binding protein KRP1 has translation MALDINAVDFEDYFPSMIARLGTEGFIWELCNGFRLLMDVEKGLITFESLKRNSVLLGLHDMRDDELLCMLMEGDLDGDGALSQTEFCILMFRLSPGLVDAGPNINKQWMEDGDVNEMQAAC, from the coding sequence ATGGCCTTGGACATTAATGCGGTGGATTTCGAGGATTACTTCCCGTCGATGATAGCTCGGTTGGGAACAGAAGGGTTCATCTGGGAGCTGTGCAATGGATTCAGGTTGCTGATGGACGTGGAGAAGGGTCTGATAACGTTCGAGAGCTTGAAGAGGAACAGTGTTCTTCTTGGTCTTCACGACATGAGGGATGATGAGCTCCTATGCATGTTGATGGAAGGAGATCTGGATGGAGATGGTGCTCTCAGTCAGACGGAGTTTTGCATTCTCATGTTTAGGTTAAGTCCTGGTTTAGTGGATGCTGGACCCAATATTAATAAACAGTGGATGGAAGATGGTGATGTCAATGAAATGCAGGCCGCTTGTTAG